The Silvibacterium dinghuense DNA window GCCGCAGTGCGCCATCGTCGGCCACAGCACGCTCGAGACCGGTGAAGATATCCAAAAACCGCCGGCCATCGTAACCGGCAAGCGAGAGCGTATCACCACCCCACGCCTCACCCAGCGGCATCTTCGCTTCACCGCGCATCCGCGTGCAGGCAAAGCGCGGCACCGCGACCAGCACCGCCTTCCCTTCCAATCGCCGCAGGAATGCGATCACTTGCTGCGAAGCATCGCCTGAAGCCTGGAGAGCAATGTACTCGCCGCGCGCGAAGACTTCGGCAAGCTGCCGCCTCGTCTCAAGTGCGCGATGCACAGTCCATAGCTTGATGCGCCCATCGGAGACCTCTGCAACCAGCTCTCGACACAGCGCAACCTTGTCTTCCAACTGCTTCATCGCGTGCAATGCCGCGATGCGCCGTTCGTAATCAACCGGCCGTCGGTTGTCCGGATCGACAAGGCTCAAATCCCACATCTCAGTGCCCTGGTAGAAATCCGGTACGCCCGGCGAAGCAGACTTCAACGCCACCTGCGCCAGCGAATTCACCGCGCCGAAGAGCCGCAGCACAGGTATCAGCCCGTTCAACGACTCCACAAACTGCGTCTCCCGTCTGCCCGGCCTGGGCAGCAGCAGGTCTTCGACAAAGCCATGCACCGCCGCCATGTATTCCGGGTTCGGGCTTACCCAGCTCAGGTTGATCTTCGCCTCGCTCAACGCCTTGTGCAGATACTCCTTCAGCCGCTCGACAAAGGCCTTGCGATCTTCCAGCGAATCCATCTTCCACGGCCACGCGCCGAGAACTGTTTGATAGATCAGGTATTCTTCGTTCGCATCCGGTGCCAGGCGCCCATCGTCGATCTTCCGCCGCAGCTTGGCATTCATGCGGTACCAGCGGCGCACCATGCGCGGCCATAGGCTCTCCAGCTCCGAGATCACATTGAGCCGATTACGCACATCCTCGCTGCGCTTGGTATCGTGTGTCGAAGTACTGAGCATGGCATCCGGCGAATTCGCCAACCGCTCTTCATTGCTGGCGTGGAAGGTCTCAATGGAAATGCCGAAGGACTTCATCGAGCTTCCGACCTCGTTCGAGGAGAGGAAGCGCGTGTATACATAAAATGCCGTGTCCTCGACCCCCTTCGCCATCACCGGGCCGGTGAGCTGCTGGAACTTCAGGGCGAAGTACAGTTCCTTCTCGTCGATTGCCTCACCTTCGCGCCCATGCACCAGTAGTGTCTGCTCCAAGAAATCGAAGGCGGAGCCATCGATATCCGGACTGCGATACTTTGCGCGCACGATGGCATGGTGAATGACGGCGCGATCATGCCCGGTGTACTGACCACGATCGTCGATATACGTGCGATAAACCGGAAAGCAGGCGATCGTCTCTCGAATCGCAGTTTCGAGCGTGTTATCCGTGAAGTCGCGCACCCGGCGATTCGCTGCCGCCAGCTGGCTGAGAAGGTTGGTTAGCACATACGTCTCGCTGGCCAGCGCATTCTGCATCACCTGCAGCTTCGCGCGATAGATGATCTCGTCCGGATCCGGCACGCGTCCGAGCAGCACTGTATACAGCTGGTCGAACTTCTTCTGGTTTTTCTGCTGGATAAAGACCTGATTGGCAAAGTGAACGAAGTCGTAGCCCGATGTGCCGCTTACCGGCCACTCCTTCGGCAGCGCCTCACGCGGCTCGAGAATCTTCTCGACCACCACATAGAGCGGCCCGGTAATCGAGCTCCACTCGAATCCGCGCACCTCCTCGCGGATATCTGCCTCAATGCCATTCGGCGCAACCAGACCATGCGCCTCAGGCCCGGCGCACTGGCTCGCCGCATAAAGCAGCTGCAGGCGAATGAGGTATTGGCGCGGGTTGAACATGCCATCGCAGTGATCGATGCGTAGCCCAGTCACTTCCTTCGTCGCCAGAATCTTACGGATCAGGCTGTGCGTCGCCGCAAACACCGCCGGGTTCTCCATCTTGAGCCCGACAAGATCATTCACATCGAAAAAGCGCCGATAGTTGATCTCCTCCGATGACACCTTCCACAGCGCCAGACGGTAAGGCTGCGCCTCGAGGATTTCATGCAATTGGTCGAAGCTGCGCGGATCGTCTTCCCTGCCATTCACCTCGGCCAGCACCGCATCGAAAACCGGTCGCAATGCAGGATCGGCAAGGAATGCCTGCAGTCGCGGCTTCAGCTCTCTGAGCTGCTCGCGCCGCTGTGCCGCCAGTTCCGCATCGGCCGTGTAATGCGGAGCAATGTGTACAAGTTCGCGCAGCAGGCGACGAAAACCCTCCGGCATGCCCAATGCTTCCCACTGAACTTCGGGAAAGAGCAACGGCAAAGAGCGTGGAGCCAGGGGCATGATGTGGTCGTAATAGCAAACCACGGCACGGCCATCCTGGATGGCGATCTGCAGATGCTTCGCCTCGAGTTCGTCGCCGTATTGTTGCCCAAGGATCGGCAGCAGCAGCTTGCCCTGCATATCCGGTTTCAGCGGCGTCCAATCGATATCGAAGTATTCGGAGTACTCCGAAGCACGCCCATTCTCGAGCACGTCCTGCCACCACACCGAGTCGTTACCCACCCCCATGTGGTTGGGCACGATATCCAACAGGTAGCCCATTCCCGCCTCGCGCTGCCGCTCGCA harbors:
- the treY gene encoding malto-oligosyltrehalose synthase, with translation MSESLEQCVPRILHEKARAPLSTYRLQMHAQFSFADAERILPYLRELGIGDIYTSPVFEARPGSTHGYDVARHDRFNLELGGDEGFHRFCERQREAGMGYLLDIVPNHMGVGNDSVWWQDVLENGRASEYSEYFDIDWTPLKPDMQGKLLLPILGQQYGDELEAKHLQIAIQDGRAVVCYYDHIMPLAPRSLPLLFPEVQWEALGMPEGFRRLLRELVHIAPHYTADAELAAQRREQLRELKPRLQAFLADPALRPVFDAVLAEVNGREDDPRSFDQLHEILEAQPYRLALWKVSSEEINYRRFFDVNDLVGLKMENPAVFAATHSLIRKILATKEVTGLRIDHCDGMFNPRQYLIRLQLLYAASQCAGPEAHGLVAPNGIEADIREEVRGFEWSSITGPLYVVVEKILEPREALPKEWPVSGTSGYDFVHFANQVFIQQKNQKKFDQLYTVLLGRVPDPDEIIYRAKLQVMQNALASETYVLTNLLSQLAAANRRVRDFTDNTLETAIRETIACFPVYRTYIDDRGQYTGHDRAVIHHAIVRAKYRSPDIDGSAFDFLEQTLLVHGREGEAIDEKELYFALKFQQLTGPVMAKGVEDTAFYVYTRFLSSNEVGSSMKSFGISIETFHASNEERLANSPDAMLSTSTHDTKRSEDVRNRLNVISELESLWPRMVRRWYRMNAKLRRKIDDGRLAPDANEEYLIYQTVLGAWPWKMDSLEDRKAFVERLKEYLHKALSEAKINLSWVSPNPEYMAAVHGFVEDLLLPRPGRRETQFVESLNGLIPVLRLFGAVNSLAQVALKSASPGVPDFYQGTEMWDLSLVDPDNRRPVDYERRIAALHAMKQLEDKVALCRELVAEVSDGRIKLWTVHRALETRRQLAEVFARGEYIALQASGDASQQVIAFLRRLEGKAVLVAVPRFACTRMRGEAKMPLGEAWGGDTLSLAGYDGRRFLDIFTGLERAVADDGALRLADLFNTFPVAMLTLAE